The DNA region GACTTTCAGCGTCTCAATATCAAAACTCTGAAGAATAACTTTGTCATTTTTTCCGTATCGATTGATTTCCGTAACGACCAAGTCGGCATAGGTATTCACATCAGGGTGATAAACACCATCTTGCTGGGGTACTCTTTTAATCTCGATATTATACTCAGGCTCTTTTATATTATTTTCAGTGCAAACACGCTCAACCATTTCAAATACATCTCCTAAAAGTGGCTTTTCTACAGCAAAATTGATTTGTTCGGGAAATCTTGGATGATTTTTTTTACCTACATCATATTTTTTGATTTCCTCATAACTCATTTGATAAAGATTATGGCTTTTTTCTGCACCCTCAGAAATTATTTTTCCTTCTGGTGTTAGGCTAATTTCATGATTGAAAAAAGGCTCGTGAGAAAGTACGACTTGATGATCTTTAGAAATCACAACGTCCATTTCTAAAGTATTTACACCTAGTTCAATTGCTTTTTGGAATGCAGGTAGTGTATTTTCAGGATAAATACCACGACATCCTCTGTGACCTTGAACTCTAGGACGTTGAGTGCTAGATTCAAATGAACAGCTGAAAAAAATCAAAGACAGAAATAAAAAAATTAAAATAGATAGATTACGCATATTGATAGAAGACAATTTTAAGCCTAAATATAAAATCCTATGATTGACTTTATACTAACTTAATAATAAAAAATCCGCACCGCTAAAAAGCAGTACGGATTCTGATTATAATCTTGGTAAAATGAATTCTTTTTTAACCTCTCTTATTGTGAAAACGGATACCTGCATGGAATCCAAACCATCCATTCATTTCAAATTGTTGGCTGCTATAACGAA from Sediminitomix flava includes:
- a CDS encoding glycerophosphodiester phosphodiesterase family protein, whose product is MIFFSCSFESSTQRPRVQGHRGCRGIYPENTLPAFQKAIELGVNTLEMDVVISKDHQVVLSHEPFFNHEISLTPEGKIISEGAEKSHNLYQMSYEEIKKYDVGKKNHPRFPEQINFAVEKPLLGDVFEMVERVCTENNIKEPEYNIEIKRVPQQDGVYHPDVNTYADLVVTEINRYGKNDKVILQSFDIETLKVLKKKYPQFRLALLVENSRSIADNINELGFIPWAYSPDYVYLNKHVFDFAKKNNVKIIPWTVNKVDDIKKVMEYPVYSIISDYPDRVIELIATKY